The proteins below are encoded in one region of Casimicrobium huifangae:
- a CDS encoding winged helix-turn-helix domain-containing protein — translation MRILLAEDDNLLGDGLRAGLRQQGFLVDWVRDGATAQRELAGGTYDAMVLDLGLPGKDGTEVLADARRSGLKLPILVLTARDAVPDRIGHLDAGADDYIIKPVDLFELGARLRALVRRAHGQAEDAIEMHGLRLLPASHEVLLNGEAVTLSAREFDLLHTLMLNAGRVMTRDQLERRLYSWGQEVESNAIEYHVHHLRRKLAPGLIETVRGVGYTMPRPQRPGRA, via the coding sequence ATGCGCATCCTGCTCGCCGAAGACGACAACCTGCTGGGGGACGGCCTTCGGGCCGGCCTGCGGCAGCAGGGCTTTCTCGTGGACTGGGTTCGCGATGGCGCCACTGCGCAGCGCGAACTGGCGGGTGGGACGTACGATGCGATGGTTCTCGATCTCGGCCTGCCCGGCAAGGACGGTACTGAGGTGCTGGCAGATGCGCGGCGCAGTGGTCTGAAGCTGCCGATTCTGGTGCTGACGGCCCGCGATGCCGTCCCCGACCGCATTGGCCATCTCGATGCCGGTGCCGACGACTACATCATCAAGCCAGTCGATCTATTCGAGCTGGGGGCCCGCCTGCGGGCGCTGGTGCGCCGCGCGCACGGGCAGGCCGAGGACGCCATCGAGATGCACGGCTTGCGGCTGTTGCCGGCATCACACGAGGTACTGCTGAACGGTGAGGCAGTGACTCTGTCGGCGCGCGAATTTGACCTCCTGCATACCCTGATGCTCAACGCCGGGCGCGTGATGACGCGTGATCAGCTCGAACGCCGCCTGTACTCCTGGGGGCAGGAAGTCGAGAGCAACGCCATCGAGTATCACGTCCATCACCTGCGTCGCAAGCTGGCGCCCGGCTTGATCGAGACAGTTCGCGGCGTCGGTTACACCATGCCACGGCCGCAGCGGCCGGGACGCGCGTAG
- the urtA gene encoding urea ABC transporter substrate-binding protein: MPQITRRGAVKTLTAAIIAASLAPLSFAQSKDPIKVGVLHSLSGTMAISETVLKDVALMAIEEINAKGGVMGRKLEPVVVDPASNWPLFAEKARQLISQDKVAVTFGCWTSVSRKSVLPVYEELNSLLFYPVQYEGEELSKNVFYTGAAPNQQAIPAVEYLMSKDGGSAKRWVLLGTDYVYPRTTNKILRAFLKSKGVAEADIMEEYTPFGHSDYQTIIAKIKKFASEGKKTAVVSTINGDSNVPFYKELGNQGLKATDVPVVAFSVGEEELRGVDTKPLVGHLAAWNYFMSLKNPANDDFTKKWAAYAKAKGIAGHKDKPLTNDPMEATYIGIYMWKQAVEKAKSTDTDKVIAAMAGQTFKAPGGFTSTMDMKNHHLHKPVFIGEVKADGQFNVVWKTKGPVKAQPWSPFIAGNDKKKDEPDGKTKI, encoded by the coding sequence ATGCCACAAATTACCCGCCGCGGCGCCGTCAAGACGCTGACCGCTGCGATCATTGCTGCAAGTCTCGCACCGCTGTCCTTCGCACAATCGAAAGACCCGATCAAGGTAGGCGTGCTGCACTCGCTGTCGGGCACGATGGCGATCTCGGAAACGGTGCTCAAGGACGTGGCCCTGATGGCCATCGAAGAGATCAACGCCAAGGGCGGCGTCATGGGCCGCAAGCTCGAGCCGGTGGTGGTCGACCCGGCGTCGAACTGGCCGCTGTTCGCCGAAAAAGCCCGCCAGCTGATCTCGCAGGACAAGGTCGCCGTGACCTTCGGCTGCTGGACCTCGGTGTCGCGCAAGTCGGTGCTGCCGGTCTACGAAGAACTCAACAGCCTGCTGTTCTACCCCGTGCAATACGAAGGCGAAGAGCTGTCGAAGAACGTGTTCTACACCGGCGCCGCGCCGAACCAGCAGGCGATTCCGGCCGTTGAATATCTGATGAGCAAGGACGGCGGCTCGGCCAAGCGCTGGGTGCTGCTCGGCACCGACTACGTGTATCCGCGCACCACCAACAAGATCCTGCGCGCCTTCCTGAAGTCGAAGGGCGTCGCCGAAGCCGACATCATGGAGGAATACACGCCGTTCGGTCATAGCGACTATCAGACCATCATCGCCAAGATCAAGAAGTTCGCCTCCGAAGGCAAGAAGACCGCCGTGGTGTCGACCATCAATGGCGACTCCAACGTGCCGTTCTACAAGGAACTGGGCAACCAGGGCCTGAAGGCGACCGATGTGCCGGTCGTCGCGTTCTCGGTCGGTGAAGAAGAGCTGCGCGGTGTCGACACCAAGCCGCTGGTCGGCCACCTCGCCGCGTGGAACTACTTCATGAGCCTCAAGAACCCGGCCAACGACGACTTCACCAAGAAGTGGGCCGCCTACGCCAAGGCCAAGGGCATCGCCGGTCACAAGGACAAGCCGCTGACCAACGATCCGATGGAAGCGACCTACATCGGCATCTACATGTGGAAGCAGGCCGTCGAAAAAGCCAAGTCGACCGACACCGACAAGGTGATCGCCGCGATGGCCGGCCAGACCTTCAAGGCACCGGGCGGCTTCACGTCGACCATGGACATGAAGAACCATCACCTGCACAAGCCGGTGTTCATCGGCGAGGTCAAGGCCGATGGCCAGTTCAACGTGGTCTGGAAGACCAAGGGACCGGTCAAGGCGCAACCCTGGAGTCCGTTCATTGCCGGCAACGACAAGAAGAAGGACGAGCCGGATGGCAAGACCAAGATCTAG
- a CDS encoding ATP-binding protein, producing the protein MRSLQTRVVALVLAGVCTLWLIAAIMIWFDGRHELDELLDSHLAQAATLLVAQASDGELEHQYEEAAKLTRFDRRVAFQMWHEGRLQWRSANAPTTPMMQQDRGFASTSIDGKQWRVFATRGKDSDVQLFVGEQLDARADILTALLRGMLLPLAVGLPLLALVVWLAVFRGLQPLRALRTQLRQRAPAELTAIGLPGAPEEVESLTIALNDLFARIGSLIENERRFTQDAAHELRTPIAAIRAQAQVAASASAPADVQAALQKTLRGCDRASHLVDQLLQLARLDGAQQPSQQQQPRFDLARVVERVLAPLLDDAAAKRIALEVDVPDHCAMAGDEALIGILLRNLCDNALRYSPNGGQVRVRIADAATGLQVNIEDSGPGMTAAQIARLGERFYRVAGNDAEGSGLGWSIVRRIAAVTGAKLDIGSSAELGGLRVTVTWPRAEPTGGTQR; encoded by the coding sequence ATGCGTTCGCTACAGACGCGAGTCGTTGCGCTGGTGCTGGCGGGGGTCTGCACACTCTGGCTCATTGCCGCAATCATGATCTGGTTTGACGGTCGCCACGAACTGGACGAGCTGCTGGATAGCCACCTCGCCCAGGCGGCAACGCTGCTGGTTGCACAGGCATCGGATGGCGAGCTTGAGCATCAATACGAGGAAGCGGCAAAGCTAACCCGCTTTGATCGTCGGGTCGCGTTCCAGATGTGGCACGAGGGTCGTTTGCAGTGGCGTTCAGCCAACGCGCCGACCACGCCGATGATGCAACAGGATCGCGGCTTCGCCAGTACCAGCATCGATGGCAAGCAATGGCGTGTCTTCGCCACTCGCGGCAAGGACTCGGACGTACAACTCTTCGTCGGTGAGCAGCTGGACGCGCGTGCCGACATCCTCACCGCCCTGCTGCGCGGCATGCTGCTCCCGCTCGCCGTTGGCTTGCCGCTGCTCGCGCTGGTGGTGTGGCTGGCCGTTTTCCGCGGGTTGCAGCCGTTGCGCGCGCTGCGCACCCAGCTGCGGCAACGGGCACCGGCCGAATTGACTGCGATCGGGCTGCCAGGTGCACCCGAAGAGGTGGAAAGTCTCACCATTGCGCTCAACGACTTGTTCGCCCGAATTGGCAGTCTGATCGAAAACGAGCGCCGCTTTACCCAGGATGCAGCCCACGAACTGCGCACGCCGATTGCGGCCATCCGTGCGCAGGCGCAGGTCGCGGCGAGCGCAAGTGCGCCAGCGGATGTACAGGCAGCCCTGCAGAAGACGTTGCGGGGCTGTGATCGCGCATCACATCTGGTGGACCAGCTGCTGCAGCTGGCGCGGCTTGATGGCGCCCAGCAACCGTCGCAGCAGCAGCAGCCGCGCTTCGATCTGGCGCGTGTCGTCGAACGCGTGCTGGCACCGCTTCTGGACGATGCCGCCGCGAAACGGATTGCCCTCGAAGTCGATGTGCCGGACCACTGCGCGATGGCGGGAGATGAGGCCTTGATCGGCATCCTGCTGCGCAACCTATGCGACAACGCACTGCGCTACAGCCCCAACGGTGGTCAGGTTCGCGTTCGGATTGCCGACGCTGCCACCGGCTTGCAAGTCAACATCGAAGACAGCGGCCCCGGCATGACGGCAGCGCAAATTGCGCGGCTGGGCGAGCGCTTCTACCGGGTTGCCGGCAATGATGCGGAGGGAAGCGGCCTTGGCTGGTCGATCGTCCGGCGAATCGCCGCAGTCACCGGCGCCAAGCTCGACATCGGCTCATCCGCAGAACTCGGCGGACTCAGAGTCACCGTGACCTGGCCGCGAGCAGAACCGACCGGCGGTACGCAACGCTAA
- a CDS encoding cytochrome b/b6 domain-containing protein, with the protein MTSVTRQPKVLIWDIPVRLVHWLLVLSFAGAWLTAESERWRQVHTLFGYTMAGLVVFRLIWGLVGSKYARFSNFVRGPAAVLAYLKSLRSREPQHHVGHNPAGALAIVALLALILITAATGWANLNDLGGGWLEEAHELAAHALLLLVGVHLAGVLVSSVLHRENLVRSMLTGRKQVTDTDAPNAAISRSRAILGAAVLAAVLSFWAWQWCSPAAADRDTASTAATTTTAGANVARGAKREHHDKH; encoded by the coding sequence ATGACTTCCGTTACCCGACAACCAAAGGTCCTGATTTGGGATATTCCAGTCCGTCTCGTGCACTGGCTGCTGGTACTGAGCTTCGCCGGCGCCTGGCTGACCGCTGAGAGTGAACGCTGGCGCCAGGTGCACACCCTGTTTGGCTACACAATGGCCGGGCTGGTTGTCTTCCGTCTGATATGGGGTCTGGTCGGCTCGAAGTACGCGCGATTCAGCAATTTCGTGCGCGGCCCCGCCGCTGTACTCGCCTACCTCAAGAGCCTGCGCAGCCGCGAGCCGCAGCATCACGTGGGCCACAACCCGGCTGGCGCACTGGCTATCGTCGCCTTGCTGGCATTGATCCTGATCACCGCCGCAACCGGCTGGGCCAACCTCAACGATCTCGGCGGGGGCTGGCTTGAAGAGGCGCATGAGCTGGCTGCTCACGCACTGCTGCTACTGGTCGGCGTGCATCTTGCCGGCGTGCTGGTCAGCAGCGTGTTGCATCGCGAAAATCTTGTCCGCAGCATGTTGACCGGGCGCAAGCAAGTTACCGACACTGACGCACCGAATGCAGCAATATCGCGCAGCCGGGCTATCCTTGGCGCTGCCGTGTTGGCCGCAGTGCTGTCGTTCTGGGCCTGGCAGTGGTGTTCGCCGGCGGCCGCCGACCGCGACACTGCCAGCACAGCCGCAACAACAACGACTGCGGGCGCGAACGTCGCAAGAGGCGCGAAGCGCGAGCACCACGACAAACACTGA
- a CDS encoding DMT family transporter, with amino-acid sequence MSTSSLRKDHLDGLAVTILLACCLFWGFQQVLVKATIPDVPPVLQAFLRFAAGTVILWAWCAWRGIRLFARDGSLAAGLLAGALFAAEFACLFAGLQYTTASRLTVFVYTSPLWVAAIVPLMVRSERLRPVQWAGVVLAFVAIVFALRESFVASAAGRDAALMWRGDLLALIAGALWGLTTVVIRTTGLTKVSAEKLLFYQVAVSAVTLPFVSLGLGEAWSFTFSGFAWFSLVLQTVVGAFASYLAWMWLLGRYPATRVSVFVFLTPLFAILFGAWWLSEPISATLLIALAFVAVGIVLVNRRKG; translated from the coding sequence ATGAGTACTTCAAGTTTGCGTAAGGACCATCTCGACGGTCTCGCCGTGACCATCCTTTTGGCCTGCTGCCTGTTCTGGGGCTTCCAGCAGGTGTTGGTCAAAGCCACCATCCCCGATGTGCCGCCGGTATTGCAGGCCTTCCTGCGCTTTGCCGCTGGCACGGTGATTCTGTGGGCGTGGTGCGCGTGGCGTGGCATCCGACTGTTCGCGCGCGATGGCTCGCTGGCTGCGGGCCTGCTGGCCGGCGCGCTGTTTGCAGCGGAATTTGCCTGCCTGTTCGCTGGACTGCAATACACGACGGCCTCGCGCCTGACTGTGTTTGTCTATACCTCGCCACTTTGGGTGGCCGCCATTGTCCCGCTGATGGTGCGTTCCGAGCGTCTGCGACCTGTGCAATGGGCCGGCGTAGTGCTGGCCTTCGTGGCCATTGTGTTCGCGCTGCGCGAGAGCTTCGTGGCCAGCGCTGCGGGGCGCGACGCAGCGCTGATGTGGCGCGGTGACCTGCTGGCGCTAATCGCCGGTGCCTTGTGGGGATTGACGACCGTGGTCATCCGCACCACGGGGCTGACCAAGGTGTCCGCCGAGAAGCTGCTCTTCTATCAGGTAGCAGTGAGCGCCGTGACCTTGCCGTTCGTCTCACTGGGGCTGGGCGAAGCCTGGTCGTTCACGTTCAGCGGCTTCGCGTGGTTCTCGCTCGTGCTGCAAACCGTCGTTGGCGCATTTGCCAGCTATCTGGCATGGATGTGGCTGCTGGGGCGCTACCCGGCCACGCGCGTCTCGGTGTTTGTCTTTCTGACACCGTTGTTCGCCATTCTCTTCGGCGCGTGGTGGTTGAGCGAGCCGATCAGCGCTACCTTGTTGATTGCACTGGCGTTCGTGGCGGTCGGGATTGTGCTGGTCAATCGCCGCAAGGGCTGA